The following coding sequences are from one Roseburia hominis A2-183 window:
- a CDS encoding glycosyltransferase codes for MELGTFIGQICRYSRQEYFECYGQIEERLHNLEKILGTLEESQRSMILEQMEHQAGEAPVWMRIHLLSFCMKVSKTPAYTQELLQTVLDADWNEVGEYEKLSDYWQIGTAVFADARLKGERTQEQLAALYRMLFDAFCGALGIKGRNYVPVEERDGNLVFVMTSQVLGQNHAPTKTLLDRCLVLKKYLRKKVVIINTAMQISGKGAGPFYDLCEAGYLPELCSFDHIEFQGEVFEFHQCANDMPNLDTMVQLVQMIRERKPCYLLDIGGSDICADICGMFVPEITVGTVFSAVAMSCGEYQLLDGKPGTGDLPVLERLGVDAEKIAAARFTFVFKPQEHHYTRQELGIWEHGFVLMIVGWRLDSEIADDFLAMLDRIAAQRENVQVVFMGRYESWQSIQTGYERLWKHTRYLGKQEDALAVFACGDLYVNPRRAGGGSSVAEALYQGLPAVTLPEGDVSAAAGEAFRVRDYEQMEREILRYMDDAGYYGRQSARARERAKELLDSRKSFGEAIEKLEEKIKDGVSC; via the coding sequence ATGGAACTCGGAACATTCATCGGACAAATCTGCCGTTATAGCAGGCAGGAATATTTTGAATGTTATGGACAGATAGAAGAACGGCTTCATAATTTGGAGAAAATACTGGGAACGCTGGAGGAATCGCAGCGCAGCATGATATTGGAGCAGATGGAGCACCAGGCAGGAGAAGCACCTGTCTGGATGCGGATACATCTGCTTTCTTTTTGTATGAAAGTGTCAAAGACGCCGGCTTATACGCAGGAGCTGCTGCAAACAGTGCTGGATGCAGACTGGAATGAAGTGGGGGAATATGAGAAGCTCAGCGATTACTGGCAGATTGGTACGGCTGTGTTTGCCGATGCGCGGCTCAAAGGGGAGCGGACACAGGAACAGCTCGCGGCGCTGTACCGGATGCTGTTTGATGCTTTCTGCGGGGCGCTGGGAATCAAGGGACGGAACTATGTTCCGGTAGAGGAGAGAGACGGGAATCTGGTCTTTGTGATGACCTCACAGGTGCTCGGCCAGAACCATGCGCCGACAAAGACATTGCTCGACCGTTGCCTGGTGCTAAAGAAGTACCTGAGGAAGAAGGTCGTGATCATCAACACGGCGATGCAGATTTCCGGAAAAGGTGCGGGGCCGTTCTACGATCTCTGTGAGGCGGGCTATCTGCCGGAATTGTGCAGCTTTGATCACATCGAGTTTCAGGGAGAAGTGTTCGAGTTTCATCAATGTGCGAATGATATGCCGAATCTGGATACGATGGTACAGCTGGTGCAGATGATTCGGGAGCGGAAGCCCTGTTATCTGCTCGATATCGGAGGAAGCGACATCTGTGCGGATATTTGCGGTATGTTCGTGCCGGAGATTACGGTGGGGACGGTTTTTTCGGCGGTGGCGATGTCCTGTGGGGAATACCAGTTGCTGGACGGAAAGCCGGGAACAGGAGATCTGCCTGTGCTGGAACGCCTGGGAGTGGATGCGGAAAAAATAGCTGCTGCCAGATTTACATTTGTATTTAAGCCGCAGGAACACCACTATACCAGACAGGAGCTGGGGATCTGGGAACACGGATTTGTCCTGATGATCGTGGGATGGCGGCTGGATTCGGAAATTGCCGATGATTTTCTGGCGATGCTGGATCGGATTGCCGCACAAAGAGAGAATGTGCAGGTAGTCTTTATGGGACGCTATGAGTCCTGGCAAAGCATACAGACGGGCTATGAGAGACTGTGGAAGCATACGCGGTATCTCGGGAAACAGGAGGATGCGCTCGCCGTTTTCGCGTGCGGAGATCTCTATGTGAATCCCAGACGTGCAGGCGGCGGAAGCTCTGTGGCGGAGGCGCTGTATCAGGGACTGCCGGCGGTGACGCTGCCCGAAGGAGATGTCTCGGCTGCAGCCGGCGAGGCGTTTCGCGTGCGTGATTATGAACAGATGGAGCGGGAGATCCTGCGCTACATGGATGATGCCGGATATTACGGCCGGCAGTCCGCCCGCGCCAGGGAGCGTGCGAAGGAACTGCTCGACAGCAGAAAAAGCTTTGGGGAAGCGATTGAAAAGCTGGAGGAGAAGATAAAAGATGGTGTGTCGTGCTAA
- a CDS encoding glycosyltransferase family 8 protein: MKPEPMNIAVSVSKYYLPYTYVMLHSLLKNNACPIDVYVLHRELCPADFDFLRTLTHTHPLVINDCRLSEDQIPLSADDNAAPAAPESLFYLSIPRILPADLPRILYLDSDVIVNAPLSALYAADLTHHMLAACQTASGIADGVLLFNLDCDASWEPFFLQKELSAVLPLDPKVYNLPARTAYTAHNLHYETVRTQAAIVHFCGSKPWEGNCFHCDIEQLWWDYAKDVPFYEDLMEHTLHEIVTDPTVINYISNLRLEHKQLLDIIEKYEIILERTSCRDKHSPLLGDK; the protein is encoded by the coding sequence ATGAAGCCCGAACCAATGAACATTGCGGTATCTGTCAGCAAATACTATCTGCCATACACCTATGTCATGCTTCATTCCCTTCTGAAAAATAATGCATGTCCCATTGACGTCTATGTCCTGCATCGGGAACTGTGCCCTGCCGATTTTGATTTTTTGCGCACACTGACCCACACGCATCCGCTTGTCATAAACGACTGCCGGCTATCGGAGGATCAGATTCCGCTTTCCGCAGATGACAACGCTGCACCGGCAGCCCCAGAGAGTCTCTTTTATCTGTCTATTCCCCGGATTCTCCCGGCAGATTTGCCGCGCATCCTCTATCTGGATTCCGACGTCATTGTCAATGCCCCCCTGTCCGCGCTGTATGCAGCCGACCTGACGCATCATATGCTCGCTGCCTGCCAGACAGCGTCCGGCATTGCAGACGGGGTACTGCTTTTCAATCTGGATTGTGACGCATCCTGGGAGCCATTTTTCCTGCAAAAAGAACTTTCCGCTGTTCTTCCGCTTGATCCCAAAGTCTACAACCTGCCCGCACGGACAGCGTATACCGCACACAATCTGCACTATGAGACCGTCCGCACGCAGGCTGCCATCGTTCATTTCTGCGGCTCCAAGCCGTGGGAGGGCAACTGTTTTCACTGCGACATCGAACAGCTCTGGTGGGATTATGCGAAAGACGTTCCCTTTTATGAAGATCTGATGGAACACACCCTGCATGAGATTGTGACAGATCCGACAGTTATCAATTATATCAGCAATCTCCGGCTGGAGCATAAGCAGCTGCTCGACATTATCGAAAAATACGAGATCATTTTAGAAAGAACGAGCTGTCGCGATAAGCATAGCCCCCTTTTGGGTGATAAGTAA
- a CDS encoding glycosyltransferase family 8 protein has product MNHTPINLVIAINRLYVKYAYVMLYSFLCHHPEPVSVYILHHELTPEDEATLQTLSQQFAVHISLVYVPDSLLPPPEVLKTSSWGIEAYFRLAITDLLPASVDRALYLDTDIIVNAPVYDLYELDFGSKLIAACKEFTCHPPFGNYRDVLFAPLFEHGFSYFNSGMILYNLAALRPDYSFQTYMDTARKLHYAIEYPDQDLLNYCHYQDTLFVDPFLYNLNARYGYDDYNIHYDELKQRGVIIHYASSKPWRGNFLHYDIEWLWWEYAKHTPFYRQLLEEALRENIMDSPLNPYIADLAQKNAALYQKLETYEQLLETHGGTIS; this is encoded by the coding sequence ATGAATCATACGCCTATCAATCTGGTCATCGCTATCAACCGGCTTTATGTAAAGTACGCCTATGTGATGCTGTACTCTTTTTTATGCCATCACCCGGAACCTGTATCGGTCTATATTCTGCATCATGAGCTTACCCCCGAGGATGAAGCCACCCTGCAGACATTAAGTCAGCAGTTTGCCGTGCATATATCCCTGGTGTATGTTCCGGATTCCCTGCTTCCTCCACCCGAAGTTCTTAAAACCAGCAGCTGGGGGATCGAAGCCTACTTCCGGCTTGCGATCACAGATCTTCTTCCCGCTTCGGTCGACCGTGCGCTTTACCTGGATACCGACATTATTGTAAATGCGCCGGTCTATGATCTGTATGAGTTGGATTTTGGTTCAAAGCTTATCGCTGCCTGCAAAGAATTTACCTGCCATCCCCCGTTCGGAAATTACCGGGATGTTTTATTTGCACCGCTCTTTGAACACGGTTTTTCCTATTTCAACTCCGGCATGATTCTTTACAATCTCGCCGCCCTCCGCCCGGACTATTCCTTCCAGACCTATATGGATACGGCAAGGAAACTGCATTATGCGATCGAATATCCGGATCAGGATCTCTTAAATTACTGTCATTACCAGGACACACTTTTTGTCGATCCCTTTCTGTACAATCTGAATGCGCGATACGGATATGACGACTATAATATCCATTACGACGAATTAAAGCAGCGGGGTGTCATCATTCACTATGCGTCCTCCAAGCCATGGCGCGGCAACTTCCTACACTATGACATCGAATGGCTCTGGTGGGAATACGCAAAACACACGCCGTTTTACCGCCAGTTATTGGAGGAGGCCCTGCGCGAAAATATTATGGACTCCCCGCTCAATCCGTACATTGCGGATCTGGCGCAAAAAAACGCCGCACTCTACCAGAAACTTGAAACCTACGAACAGCTTTTAGAAACGCACGGAGGAACCATTTCATGA
- a CDS encoding glycosyltransferase family protein produces the protein MIKTVKKSQNSNWFMDLLLDETICAGTVAVPREMVRLAGGVNKRLGAKQKYELLLRIAAETPVELEERDEDACGQENRIVFDDVEKPENTGLGWRTDCYVLGKYSAQLQEAGYFNAAIEAVLAEAQMEGRYEETVSYLEGMIGHKEEYYRIDEAAQPILIYKGDPVCYNILTIFAEQLGAALERRGERVLYFDQEEHDPREIIQFKGRHFKAVIGVQSCAFSIKMEDEVHYLHEYIYGPKYNFFLDHPIWGKPHFEHHYPDFHVLVLDQTYADFFRRFYKQDAILFPPAGMETGEDFIERIYDLTFVGTYGGYEMQLQWIREQERPLRFLANRFLLVMRKYPNLTAEAAFSRTLEHYGIELTDEEFVEKMYAVRRVIYGAMHYYRHRVIETILQAGIRLDVFGDSWTHCPLRKYPNLICHPGVTVEEGLHVWRQSRMSLNVMSWHKSGFTERMAGIMMAGAVLVTDNTGYLPGRYDENDMIIFDLEYLEELPGKIKNVLGDEEKRCRMAESGREKTRREHTWDKRAEQFLELLDNR, from the coding sequence ATGATAAAAACAGTAAAAAAATCACAAAACAGTAACTGGTTTATGGATCTTCTGCTTGACGAAACAATCTGTGCCGGAACCGTGGCGGTTCCGCGTGAGATGGTTCGTCTGGCAGGCGGGGTGAATAAAAGACTCGGGGCAAAGCAGAAATATGAGCTGCTGCTGCGGATCGCCGCAGAGACGCCGGTTGAGCTTGAGGAGAGAGACGAGGACGCGTGCGGACAGGAGAATAGGATTGTGTTCGACGATGTAGAGAAGCCGGAGAATACCGGTCTGGGCTGGCGGACGGACTGCTACGTTCTGGGAAAGTACAGCGCACAGCTGCAGGAAGCCGGCTATTTTAATGCTGCCATCGAGGCGGTGCTCGCGGAGGCACAGATGGAAGGGCGCTATGAAGAGACGGTTTCCTATCTGGAAGGGATGATCGGGCATAAGGAGGAATATTACCGGATCGATGAGGCAGCACAGCCGATTCTGATCTACAAGGGAGACCCGGTATGTTATAACATACTCACGATCTTTGCGGAACAGCTCGGAGCGGCTCTTGAACGCAGGGGAGAGCGGGTTCTTTATTTCGATCAGGAAGAACACGATCCGCGTGAAATTATCCAGTTTAAGGGAAGGCATTTTAAGGCGGTGATCGGGGTACAGTCCTGTGCGTTCTCGATTAAGATGGAGGACGAGGTCCACTATCTGCACGAATACATATACGGTCCGAAGTACAATTTTTTCCTGGATCATCCGATCTGGGGAAAGCCGCACTTTGAACATCATTATCCGGATTTTCATGTGCTGGTACTGGATCAGACATATGCCGATTTCTTCCGGCGCTTCTACAAACAGGATGCGATTCTTTTCCCGCCGGCAGGAATGGAGACGGGGGAGGATTTCATAGAGCGGATCTATGACCTGACATTCGTCGGCACCTATGGCGGGTATGAGATGCAGCTGCAATGGATCCGGGAACAGGAACGTCCGTTGCGCTTCCTGGCGAACCGTTTCCTGCTTGTCATGCGGAAATATCCCAACCTGACCGCGGAGGCGGCGTTTTCCAGAACGCTGGAGCACTACGGGATAGAGCTGACGGATGAGGAATTTGTGGAAAAAATGTATGCGGTCAGACGGGTGATTTACGGCGCGATGCACTATTACAGGCACCGTGTGATCGAGACGATCTTACAGGCCGGAATCCGGCTGGATGTGTTTGGCGACAGCTGGACGCACTGCCCGCTTCGGAAATATCCCAATCTGATCTGCCACCCGGGAGTCACCGTGGAGGAGGGACTTCATGTGTGGAGACAGTCCAGAATGTCCTTAAATGTGATGTCCTGGCACAAGAGCGGCTTTACGGAACGGATGGCGGGAATTATGATGGCGGGAGCCGTGCTGGTTACGGATAACACCGGGTATCTTCCCGGCAGGTATGATGAGAATGATATGATTATTTTCGACCTGGAATATCTGGAAGAACTGCCGGGAAAAATAAAGAACGTGCTTGGGGATGAAGAAAAGAGATGCCGGATGGCAGAGAGCGGCAGAGAGAAGACGCGGAGGGAACATACCTGGGATAAGCGGGCGGAGCAGTTCCTGGAACTGCTCGACAACCGGTAA
- a CDS encoding DUF3880 domain-containing protein gives MHILYYSWQENTTSDFLFSMQALGHQVSPCMHELSYYFSGGVKSDIRDQLQAQTYDAVFTFNFFPLISDMAESLHIPYICWVFDCPHYTLYSNSMRNSCNYLFLFDRDMCQSVIRRGARHAFHLPLAVNTARLKEQLGISSEGGLLRPDTYMHDISFVGSLYESSHYSSFRYAPNHLRGYLAGIIAAQKEVWGIDLISPVLTPGRLAEFTAFMPYSGAEYEMLTAKEVFCSIIQKEVTSQERIEAVNRLAASHSVALYTGSDTACCPDVLSKGTVSYTAEMPDVFYRSKINLNLTLRSITSGIPLRALDILGCGGFLLSNYQPELCEYFTPDVDFVYFNDMDDLEQKVCYYLAHEEERCAIAAHGYGRACDLFSYHTQLTHMLTVFAAESKDC, from the coding sequence ATGCATATCCTCTACTACAGTTGGCAAGAAAATACGACGTCAGATTTTTTATTCTCCATGCAGGCGCTGGGACATCAGGTCTCCCCCTGTATGCATGAGCTTTCCTATTACTTTTCCGGCGGCGTCAAGTCCGACATCCGGGACCAGCTGCAGGCGCAGACCTATGATGCAGTCTTTACCTTTAACTTTTTCCCGCTGATTTCCGATATGGCGGAGTCCCTTCACATACCATATATCTGCTGGGTTTTTGACTGTCCTCACTATACGCTTTATTCTAACAGTATGCGCAACTCCTGTAACTATCTTTTTCTGTTTGACCGGGATATGTGCCAGTCAGTCATCCGGCGCGGTGCCAGACACGCATTCCATCTTCCGCTTGCTGTCAACACAGCACGGCTTAAGGAACAGCTTGGCATTTCATCCGAAGGCGGTCTGCTCCGTCCCGATACTTACATGCACGATATTTCATTTGTCGGCTCTCTCTATGAGAGTTCCCATTACAGTTCCTTCCGCTACGCGCCGAACCATCTGCGCGGCTATCTGGCAGGCATCATTGCTGCCCAGAAGGAAGTGTGGGGAATCGACCTCATCTCGCCGGTTCTTACTCCCGGAAGGCTCGCGGAATTCACCGCTTTCATGCCTTATTCCGGTGCGGAATATGAAATGCTGACTGCAAAGGAAGTTTTTTGCAGCATCATTCAAAAGGAAGTCACCTCACAGGAACGGATCGAAGCCGTAAACCGTCTGGCGGCTTCCCATTCTGTCGCCCTCTACACCGGTTCCGACACCGCATGCTGTCCGGATGTTCTCTCAAAGGGAACGGTATCCTACACCGCGGAAATGCCGGATGTTTTCTACCGTTCGAAGATCAACTTAAACCTCACGCTGCGCTCCATCACTTCCGGCATTCCGCTCCGCGCACTTGATATTTTAGGCTGCGGCGGTTTTCTTCTCTCCAACTATCAGCCGGAATTATGCGAATATTTCACTCCGGATGTCGATTTTGTCTACTTTAACGATATGGATGATCTGGAGCAAAAGGTCTGCTACTACCTGGCGCATGAGGAAGAACGCTGTGCCATTGCCGCACATGGATACGGGCGGGCCTGTGATCTTTTCTCCTATCACACCCAGCTGACCCATATGCTGACCGTCTTTGCCGCAGAATCCAAAGACTGCTGA
- a CDS encoding glycosyltransferase family protein, with protein MATIMKIAVITCVNNEEEYAQALSYIDRLHVPDGYELDVIAVREAPSMAAGYQMAMEHTDARYKIYMHQDTFIINREFLQDMLSVFRSDDRIGVIGMVGCDDVPINAQAVAAWNVGCVYHNCIPARVQYTQRVDRQPVDVEAVDGLLLATQHDVRWREDLFDGWDFYDISECFEMRRAGYRVVVPYQDSPWCYHDNTYSKMLNYYKYCERAVGEYQDIKPFVAGEVSARRREYDRLREDSREELKRLVNAGNQGELIEIFSDPNNRGYLHLREYEILADIARGERAEGEMRFWQAGETCEELVRKINDLKYRLKRVEFGADQGKPDILYILKNYSVCAIKTVAAAYEVVDERVWKRLAENM; from the coding sequence ATGGCAACGATTATGAAAATAGCGGTGATTACCTGTGTGAACAATGAGGAAGAGTATGCACAGGCGCTTTCTTATATTGACCGTCTGCATGTGCCGGACGGATATGAACTGGATGTGATTGCAGTGCGGGAAGCACCGTCTATGGCAGCCGGCTACCAGATGGCGATGGAACATACAGATGCCAGATATAAGATCTATATGCATCAGGATACATTCATCATCAACAGGGAGTTCCTTCAGGACATGCTCTCCGTTTTTCGGAGCGATGACAGGATCGGGGTGATCGGAATGGTTGGATGTGATGATGTCCCGATCAATGCACAGGCGGTTGCGGCATGGAACGTCGGATGTGTCTACCATAACTGTATCCCGGCCAGGGTGCAGTACACACAGCGTGTAGACAGGCAGCCGGTTGACGTGGAGGCAGTGGACGGACTGTTGCTCGCAACACAGCATGATGTGCGCTGGCGGGAGGATCTGTTTGATGGATGGGACTTTTACGATATTTCGGAGTGCTTTGAGATGCGGCGGGCCGGCTACCGTGTGGTAGTGCCGTACCAGGATAGTCCGTGGTGTTATCATGACAATACATACAGCAAAATGCTGAATTATTACAAATACTGTGAAAGAGCGGTCGGGGAGTATCAGGACATCAAACCGTTTGTGGCAGGCGAGGTAAGTGCAAGGCGCAGGGAATATGACAGACTCAGAGAGGATTCGAGAGAGGAACTGAAACGGCTGGTCAACGCTGGAAATCAGGGAGAACTGATAGAAATCTTTTCCGACCCGAACAACCGGGGTTATCTGCATCTGCGCGAATACGAGATACTGGCGGACATTGCGCGCGGCGAACGGGCGGAGGGCGAGATGCGGTTCTGGCAGGCGGGAGAGACCTGTGAGGAGCTCGTCCGGAAGATAAATGATCTGAAATACAGATTAAAAAGAGTGGAATTCGGTGCGGATCAGGGAAAACCGGACATTCTCTACATCCTGAAGAATTATTCCGTCTGTGCAATAAAAACGGTTGCAGCGGCATATGAAGTGGTGGACGAACGGGTATGGAAACGGCTCGCGGAAAATATGTAA
- the pseF gene encoding pseudaminic acid cytidylyltransferase, with amino-acid sequence MERKNAVAVITARGGSKRIPHKNIKEFCGRPIIEYSIEAALKSGVFDEVMVSTDDSEIAEIAKRAGAAVPFYRSKEAAGDYAATHEVILEVLEEYEKRGVTFEKVCCIYPTAPFLTADVLRESMERLEQTGADGVVPVVAYSFPPQRCFVIEQDRVKYKWEENRLKRSQDLERYYHDCGQFYLLRVEAFRKERSMVLHNTIPYIMDEMKVQDIDTPEDWKLAEVKYRLGM; translated from the coding sequence ATGGAGCGAAAAAATGCGGTTGCGGTCATTACGGCGCGCGGAGGAAGCAAGCGGATTCCGCACAAGAATATAAAGGAGTTCTGCGGGAGACCTATTATCGAGTATTCGATAGAGGCGGCATTAAAGAGCGGCGTGTTTGACGAAGTGATGGTATCAACGGATGACAGCGAGATTGCCGAGATTGCAAAACGGGCAGGGGCAGCAGTCCCGTTTTACCGTTCAAAGGAAGCGGCCGGAGATTATGCGGCAACGCACGAAGTAATTCTGGAAGTGCTCGAAGAGTATGAAAAGCGTGGAGTGACATTTGAAAAAGTGTGCTGTATTTATCCGACGGCGCCGTTTCTGACGGCGGATGTGCTTAGGGAGAGCATGGAGCGCCTGGAGCAGACGGGGGCAGACGGGGTGGTTCCGGTTGTGGCATATTCCTTCCCGCCGCAGAGATGCTTTGTCATTGAGCAGGACAGGGTGAAATACAAGTGGGAGGAGAACCGCTTGAAGCGCTCGCAGGATCTGGAGCGGTATTATCATGATTGCGGACAGTTTTATCTGCTACGGGTAGAAGCATTCCGGAAGGAGCGCAGCATGGTCTTACACAACACCATACCATACATTATGGATGAGATGAAGGTACAGGATATCGACACGCCGGAGGACTGGAAGCTTGCAGAAGTGAAATACCGGCTTGGCATGTAA
- a CDS encoding LicD family protein: MEFPQNYFCAEVRDDFEIPAMMKRAWAAELEVLSVIADVCERYHLQYFADYGTLLGAVRHKGFIPWDDDIDICMLREDYMELIRVLPEELPQGFCMAGMYAGEKRLQMAAYVPHLRVMADERMWNINTYMQRFHGFPYQRIGIDIFPMDYVPRDPELSRLQKKIVETGIALLRDWEQLQNENLLEDKIKVFGELCGIQIAPDADRQNEIWRITDAVQALYRREEADEVTNYVFWLNREQLHIPKTAYEKTVYLPFEHIRLPAPCGYDEVLTAEYGDYMVPVKGTADHDYPFYRHMEEDLKRELQRVGFKGTVEEFCEKVSAGELYV; encoded by the coding sequence ATGGAGTTTCCACAGAACTATTTTTGCGCGGAAGTGAGAGACGATTTTGAGATTCCCGCAATGATGAAGCGCGCCTGGGCGGCAGAACTGGAAGTATTAAGCGTGATTGCGGATGTATGTGAACGGTATCATCTGCAGTATTTTGCGGATTACGGTACTCTGCTTGGCGCGGTGCGCCACAAGGGATTCATACCGTGGGATGATGATATTGACATCTGTATGCTCCGGGAGGATTACATGGAGTTGATCCGGGTTCTGCCGGAGGAGCTGCCGCAGGGATTTTGCATGGCGGGAATGTACGCCGGGGAAAAGCGCCTGCAGATGGCGGCGTATGTGCCGCATCTGAGGGTTATGGCGGATGAACGGATGTGGAACATCAACACGTACATGCAGCGTTTTCACGGTTTTCCGTATCAGCGCATAGGAATAGATATTTTCCCGATGGATTATGTCCCGAGAGATCCGGAATTGAGCCGGCTTCAGAAAAAAATCGTGGAGACGGGAATTGCCCTGCTGCGTGACTGGGAGCAGCTTCAGAACGAAAATTTACTTGAAGATAAAATAAAGGTGTTCGGGGAACTATGCGGTATTCAGATTGCCCCGGATGCAGACAGACAGAATGAGATATGGCGTATCACGGATGCCGTGCAGGCGTTATACCGCAGGGAGGAAGCGGACGAGGTGACAAATTACGTGTTCTGGCTCAACCGGGAGCAGCTGCACATCCCTAAGACGGCGTATGAAAAGACGGTATACCTGCCGTTTGAACATATCAGGCTTCCGGCGCCGTGCGGATATGATGAGGTGCTCACGGCGGAATACGGAGACTATATGGTTCCGGTGAAGGGGACGGCCGACCACGATTATCCGTTCTACCGGCATATGGAAGAAGACTTGAAGCGGGAGCTCCAAAGGGTCGGTTTTAAAGGAACCGTGGAGGAATTCTGTGAAAAGGTATCTGCCGGTGAACTTTATGTATAA
- a CDS encoding glycosyltransferase family protein, producing the protein MNDKKFAFVMCANNEQYEKEALYYIERLEVPEGYSCESVVIREAESMAEGYNRAMQLSDARYKIYMHQDVMITEKKFLKKILSLFKNREIGMIGLVGSPVFPENGVMWYGDRIGSLYTQGSEGYGTYIFGQVAAPCEYVEAVDGFLMITQYDVPWRADIFKKWDFYDVSQCFEFSKRGYKIAVPAMLNPWCIHDCGASDYHDYFGEREKFLQEYRNS; encoded by the coding sequence ATGAACGATAAAAAGTTTGCATTTGTGATGTGTGCAAATAATGAACAGTATGAAAAAGAAGCGTTATATTACATAGAACGTTTGGAGGTTCCTGAGGGCTATTCGTGTGAAAGTGTTGTGATCAGAGAAGCAGAGAGTATGGCAGAGGGATATAATCGGGCAATGCAATTGAGCGATGCCAGATATAAGATCTATATGCATCAAGACGTAATGATTACGGAAAAGAAATTTCTGAAAAAAATACTTTCCCTGTTTAAAAATAGAGAAATAGGAATGATAGGACTGGTTGGTTCACCGGTATTTCCGGAGAATGGTGTCATGTGGTATGGCGACAGGATTGGAAGTTTATATACGCAAGGCTCGGAAGGATATGGAACATATATTTTTGGACAAGTTGCGGCTCCGTGTGAATACGTGGAAGCGGTGGACGGATTTTTAATGATAACACAGTATGATGTACCGTGGAGAGCGGATATATTTAAAAAATGGGATTTTTATGATGTATCCCAATGCTTTGAATTTTCAAAGCGGGGATACAAGATCGCTGTTCCTGCAATGCTGAATCCGTGGTGTATCCATGATTGCGGTGCATCTGATTATCATGACTATTTTGGTGAACGCGAAAAATTTTTGCAAGAATATAGAAATAGTTGA